Proteins encoded by one window of Azoarcus sp. PA01:
- a CDS encoding hemerythrin domain-containing protein, with the protein MCAHINKWKAEHANYRKLLDLLESRTELFARGEQPDYELMSDVVYYLTQYPDRFHHPREDVAFGMLLAHDPSARDVVDELAGQHRQIEASGATLAADLAAAAGGAMMSRATIIDDVCRYVAFLREHMDKEEREIFPRLGASLQKKDWFLVDSAIHLGADPLFGDAVQARFSGIQRQIAAQAGCGCAELTEKACCLE; encoded by the coding sequence ATGTGCGCACATATCAACAAGTGGAAAGCCGAGCACGCGAATTACCGCAAGCTGCTCGATCTGCTCGAAAGCCGGACCGAACTGTTCGCCCGCGGCGAGCAGCCGGATTACGAGCTCATGTCGGACGTCGTCTACTACCTCACGCAGTACCCCGACCGCTTCCATCACCCGCGCGAGGACGTCGCGTTCGGCATGCTCCTTGCGCACGATCCGTCGGCGCGCGACGTCGTTGACGAACTGGCCGGCCAGCACCGGCAGATCGAGGCAAGCGGCGCGACGCTGGCGGCGGATCTGGCTGCCGCCGCTGGCGGAGCGATGATGTCGCGCGCGACGATCATCGACGACGTGTGCCGCTACGTCGCGTTCCTGCGCGAGCACATGGACAAGGAGGAGCGCGAGATCTTCCCGCGGCTCGGCGCTTCGCTGCAAAAGAAGGACTGGTTCCTCGTCGATTCGGCAATCCATCTCGGCGCCGATCCGCTCTTCGGCGATGCCGTACAGGCGCGTTTCAGCGGCATCCAGCGGCAGATCGCTGCGCAGGCCGGCTGCGGGTGCGCCGAGCTCACCGAGAAAGCGTGCTGCCTCGAATGA
- a CDS encoding ferredoxin family protein — translation MTYVVTEACIKCKHTDCVDVCPTDAFREGPNFLVIDPEECIDCTLCVAECPVDAIYAEDDVPHEQRQFVALNEELAKEWKPIVEVKPAPADAGTWAKVKDKLKFLER, via the coding sequence ATGACTTACGTGGTCACCGAAGCGTGCATCAAGTGCAAACACACCGATTGCGTCGACGTCTGCCCGACCGACGCTTTCCGCGAAGGCCCCAATTTCCTCGTCATCGACCCGGAGGAATGCATCGACTGCACGCTGTGTGTCGCCGAATGCCCGGTGGACGCGATCTATGCCGAAGACGACGTGCCGCACGAGCAGCGGCAGTTCGTCGCGCTGAACGAAGAACTGGCGAAGGAATGGAAACCGATCGTCGAAGTCAAGCCCGCGCCGGCGGATGCCGGAACGTGGGCGAAGGTGAAGGACAAGCTCAAGTTCCTGGAACGCTGA
- a CDS encoding Crp/Fnr family transcriptional regulator, giving the protein MMSHAPPLATPQPAAVPAETRTVADRMAALELFSTLEPGDLARLARGARHRRLASGEPLWRTGERAAHFVVIEVGIVQIRQTTPTGDGVVVGLFRTGEAVGLAAVLEHGLFPADAIAIGGAVEVVSIRADALQEALETSVTVGLAVNRALLQHTAALRAKIDIVSAGSVPRRLAALMIYLIERFGRPAVAHAVAVEVNLTREEISQLVSARAETVIRILSRWQKAGWLTNRPGGMEITRADMLRRILDT; this is encoded by the coding sequence ATGATGAGTCACGCACCGCCCCTTGCCACGCCGCAGCCGGCGGCCGTGCCGGCAGAGACCCGCACCGTGGCGGACCGGATGGCGGCGCTGGAGCTGTTCTCGACGCTGGAGCCCGGCGATCTCGCCCGCCTGGCCCGCGGCGCGCGCCATCGTCGCCTCGCGTCGGGCGAACCGCTGTGGCGCACCGGCGAGCGCGCGGCGCATTTCGTCGTCATCGAGGTGGGAATCGTCCAGATCCGGCAGACGACGCCGACCGGGGACGGCGTCGTCGTCGGCCTGTTCCGCACCGGCGAGGCGGTCGGGCTCGCCGCGGTGCTCGAACACGGCCTGTTTCCCGCCGATGCGATCGCGATCGGCGGCGCGGTCGAGGTCGTGTCGATCCGCGCCGACGCGCTGCAGGAAGCGCTCGAGACTTCGGTGACCGTCGGCCTCGCCGTCAACCGGGCGCTGCTCCAGCATACGGCCGCGCTGCGCGCGAAGATCGACATCGTCAGCGCGGGCTCGGTGCCGCGGCGCCTCGCGGCATTGATGATCTACCTGATCGAGCGCTTCGGCCGTCCTGCCGTTGCGCACGCGGTCGCAGTCGAAGTGAATCTGACGCGCGAGGAAATCAGCCAGCTCGTCAGCGCGCGAGCCGAAACCGTCATCCGCATCCTCAGCCGGTGGCAGAAAGCCGGCTGGCTGACGAACCGGCCCGGCGGGATGGAGATCACGCGCGCCGACATGCTGCGGCGGATCCTCGACACCTGA
- a CDS encoding succinate dehydrogenase iron-sulfur subunit: MRISIYRFNPDADAKPRMQDYDVTPEAGDKKLLDALMRLKTIDDSLSFRRSCREGVCGSDAMNINGRNGLACLTALAGLKEPVVLRPLPGFPVIRDLIVDMTQFFAHYHAIKPYLINDELTPERERLQTPEERDRLNGLYECILCACCSAFCPSYWWNPDKFIGPAGLLQAYRFISDSRDTATAERLAYLDDVYRLYRCRTIMNCTEVCPKGLSPSHAIERIRLALVRESS, encoded by the coding sequence ATGCGAATCAGCATCTACCGCTTCAACCCCGACGCCGACGCGAAGCCGCGCATGCAGGACTACGACGTCACGCCGGAGGCGGGCGACAAGAAGCTGCTCGACGCGCTGATGCGGCTCAAGACGATCGACGACAGCCTGTCGTTCCGGCGTTCGTGCCGTGAAGGCGTGTGCGGTTCGGACGCGATGAACATCAACGGGCGCAACGGCCTGGCGTGCCTGACGGCGCTGGCCGGACTGAAGGAACCGGTGGTGCTGCGTCCGCTGCCCGGTTTTCCGGTGATTCGCGACCTGATCGTCGACATGACGCAGTTCTTCGCGCACTACCACGCGATCAAGCCCTACCTGATCAACGACGAACTGACGCCCGAGCGCGAGCGCCTGCAGACGCCCGAAGAGCGCGACCGCCTCAACGGCCTCTACGAATGCATCCTGTGCGCCTGCTGCAGCGCGTTCTGCCCGTCGTACTGGTGGAACCCGGACAAGTTCATCGGCCCCGCAGGGCTGCTGCAGGCTTACCGCTTCATCTCCGACAGCCGCGACACCGCGACCGCCGAGCGGCTGGCCTATCTGGATGACGTGTATCGCCTGTACCGCTGCCGCACGATCATGAATTGCACCGAGGTCTGCCCGAAAGGCCTCAGCCCGTCGCACGCGATCGAGCGCATCCGGCTCGCGCTGGTGCGCGAATCGTCCTGA
- the sdhD gene encoding succinate dehydrogenase, hydrophobic membrane anchor protein: MRLFVGQRAWMLQRATAVVLLIFLAAAAALLLVGPPLSYERWHELATSPHGAVLIVVLFAALALHGWIGIRDIVLDYIHSPAVRLPLLGLIALVLIAIVIRVALTMAAHFITAG; the protein is encoded by the coding sequence ATGAGGCTGTTCGTCGGGCAAAGGGCGTGGATGCTGCAGCGCGCGACGGCAGTCGTGCTGCTGATCTTTCTCGCAGCGGCTGCGGCGCTGCTGCTGGTCGGTCCGCCGCTCAGCTATGAACGCTGGCACGAGCTGGCGACGAGTCCGCACGGCGCGGTGCTGATCGTCGTGCTGTTCGCGGCGCTGGCCCTGCACGGCTGGATCGGCATCCGCGACATCGTGCTCGACTACATTCACTCGCCTGCCGTGCGTCTGCCGTTGCTGGGGCTGATCGCACTCGTCCTGATCGCGATCGTGATCCGCGTCGCGCTGACGATGGCCGCGCATTTCATCACCGCCGGCTGA
- the sdhC gene encoding succinate dehydrogenase, cytochrome b556 subunit, translated as MRAPPGSAPKFLNLSQIRFPIGAIVSIGHRISGVLLLITLPLLALALDRSLRSEADFEALRDLVSAPGRALLVVVVVWAASHHVLAGLRHLLMDVGIGSRLAQARTSAWAAIVAAVVIALAAGARGLS; from the coding sequence ATGCGAGCACCGCCCGGAAGCGCCCCGAAGTTCCTGAACCTGTCGCAGATCCGTTTTCCGATCGGCGCGATCGTGTCGATCGGGCACCGCATCTCGGGCGTGCTGCTGCTCATCACGCTGCCGCTTCTCGCGCTCGCGCTCGACCGGTCGCTGCGCAGCGAAGCCGACTTCGAAGCGCTGCGCGATCTGGTGTCGGCGCCCGGACGCGCGTTGCTCGTCGTCGTCGTCGTGTGGGCCGCGTCGCATCACGTGCTCGCGGGGCTGCGCCACCTGCTGATGGATGTCGGCATCGGCAGCCGTCTCGCCCAGGCGCGGACCAGCGCGTGGGCCGCGATCGTCGCGGCGGTCGTGATCGCGCTCGCCGCCGGCGCGAGGGGGCTGTCATGA
- a CDS encoding hemerythrin domain-containing protein, translated as MPNAIGRLQAEHANLEALVRLLVSRPAAGVEPGTADLELLVDALYYLTNFPDVSHHPLEDRIVERLREKDALPPGFGDEIEAQHATLARQGADLMRDLESAARGETMSWELVGANVRLYAERLRHNMAVEELVLFPTAVRFLDDDDWRVVDGASKRTQDPLFPAPAEDRFVQLHRVIAAEANCGCEDEST; from the coding sequence ATGCCGAACGCGATCGGCCGGCTGCAGGCCGAACATGCGAACCTCGAAGCGCTCGTGCGACTGCTCGTAAGCCGGCCGGCTGCGGGAGTCGAGCCGGGGACGGCCGACCTCGAACTGCTGGTCGATGCCCTCTATTACCTGACCAACTTTCCGGATGTGTCCCATCACCCGCTCGAAGACCGCATCGTCGAGCGGCTGCGGGAAAAGGACGCGTTGCCGCCGGGTTTCGGCGACGAGATCGAAGCGCAGCACGCGACGCTCGCACGACAGGGTGCGGACCTGATGCGTGACCTGGAGTCCGCTGCGCGCGGGGAAACGATGTCGTGGGAGCTGGTCGGCGCGAACGTCCGGCTTTACGCGGAGCGCCTGCGCCACAACATGGCGGTCGAGGAACTGGTGCTGTTTCCGACAGCTGTCCGTTTTCTGGACGATGACGACTGGCGGGTGGTCGACGGTGCGTCGAAGCGCACCCAGGATCCGTTGTTCCCCGCCCCTGCAGAGGACCGTTTCGTCCAGCTCCACCGCGTCATTGCCGCCGAGGCGAACTGCGGGTGCGAGGACGAGTCCACCTAG
- a CDS encoding carboxymuconolactone decarboxylase family protein, translating into MDQSLYPQWNIEAARKRKELAPGPLAAFKAFSNAVFADGALPKKTKELIAVAVAHVTQCPYCIHGHTSEALKSGATEEEIMEAIWVAAEMRAGAAYAHSLLAIETMKQSQG; encoded by the coding sequence ATGGACCAGTCTTTGTACCCGCAGTGGAATATCGAAGCCGCGCGCAAGCGCAAGGAACTCGCGCCCGGCCCTCTTGCTGCGTTCAAGGCGTTCAGCAACGCCGTTTTTGCCGACGGCGCCCTGCCGAAGAAGACGAAGGAGCTGATCGCGGTCGCGGTCGCGCATGTCACCCAGTGTCCATACTGCATCCATGGCCACACCTCGGAGGCACTCAAGAGCGGCGCGACCGAGGAAGAGATCATGGAGGCGATCTGGGTGGCCGCGGAAATGCGTGCCGGTGCTGCCTATGCACACTCGCTGCTCGCGATCGAAACGATGAAGCAGTCACAGGGCTGA
- a CDS encoding HPP family protein, producing MGASAVLLFAMPSSPLAQPWSVLGGNVISALVGITCAQLIGTSGLGAAVAVGLALVIMLQLRCLHPPGGAVALTAVLGGPSVADLGYQFAFWPVAVDSLCLVLFALAFNIALGRRYPHRSQEQANPHLTADPLPSARVGVTLGDLNEALEARGELLDISSKDLGEILAAAEARAFRRRFGEVRCGDIMSEDVVTVGTQASIGETWALLARHKIKAIPVVAGERRLLVGIVSLHDFFIRRDLVGTMFIGELMSRDVVTARADQPILELTKLFSDGGLHHVPVVDEHRNVVGVLTQSDLVAALVRTRLDEPEQTDLAMAA from the coding sequence ATGGGGGCCTCGGCAGTGCTGCTGTTCGCGATGCCGTCGAGTCCGCTCGCGCAGCCGTGGTCGGTGCTCGGCGGAAACGTGATCTCGGCACTCGTCGGCATCACCTGCGCCCAATTGATCGGGACTTCCGGGCTCGGCGCGGCAGTCGCCGTCGGACTGGCGCTGGTCATCATGCTCCAGTTGCGCTGCCTGCACCCGCCCGGCGGCGCGGTCGCGCTGACCGCGGTGCTCGGCGGCCCGTCGGTCGCGGACCTGGGCTACCAGTTCGCGTTCTGGCCGGTCGCAGTGGATTCGTTGTGCCTCGTGCTGTTCGCCCTCGCGTTCAACATCGCCCTCGGACGCCGCTACCCGCATCGCTCGCAGGAGCAGGCAAACCCTCACCTCACGGCAGACCCGCTGCCGAGCGCCCGGGTCGGCGTCACCCTTGGGGACTTGAACGAAGCCCTCGAGGCGCGCGGCGAACTGCTCGATATCAGCAGCAAGGATCTCGGCGAAATCCTCGCTGCCGCCGAAGCACGGGCTTTTCGCCGCCGCTTCGGCGAAGTCCGCTGCGGCGACATCATGTCCGAAGACGTCGTCACCGTCGGGACGCAGGCATCGATCGGCGAAACCTGGGCGCTGCTCGCGAGGCACAAGATCAAGGCGATCCCGGTCGTCGCGGGCGAGCGGCGGCTCTTGGTCGGCATCGTCTCGCTGCACGATTTCTTCATTCGCCGCGACCTGGTCGGCACGATGTTCATCGGCGAACTGATGTCGCGCGACGTCGTCACGGCCCGCGCGGACCAGCCGATCCTCGAACTGACCAAGCTCTTTTCCGACGGCGGCCTGCATCACGTACCGGTGGTCGATGAGCACCGCAACGTCGTCGGCGTGTTGACGCAGTCCGACCTCGTCGCCGCCCTCGTCCGAACACGCCTCGACGAGCCCGAGCAGACCGATCTGGCGATGGCCGCCTGA
- a CDS encoding amino acid ABC transporter ATP-binding protein codes for MIEIKNVSKWYGSFQVLTDCTTNVNKSEVVVVCGPSGSGKSTLIKCVNALEPFQKGSIVVNGVAVEDPKTNLPKLRAQVGMVFQNFELFPHMTITDNLTIAQIKVLGRSRDEALDKGLKLLDRVGLKAQAAKYPGQLSGGQQQRVAIARALAMDPICMLFDEPTSALDPEMINEVLDVMVQLAHEGMTMMCVTHEMGFARKVAHRVIFMDRGAIVEDAAKEEFFGQPRSERAQTFLAKILHH; via the coding sequence GTGATCGAGATCAAGAACGTTTCAAAATGGTATGGCAGCTTCCAGGTGCTGACCGACTGCACGACGAACGTGAACAAGAGCGAAGTGGTCGTCGTGTGCGGTCCGTCGGGCTCGGGCAAATCGACGCTGATCAAGTGCGTGAATGCGCTCGAACCGTTCCAGAAAGGCAGCATCGTCGTCAATGGCGTCGCCGTCGAGGACCCGAAGACGAATCTGCCGAAGCTGCGCGCGCAGGTCGGTATGGTGTTCCAGAACTTCGAGCTGTTCCCGCACATGACGATCACCGACAACCTGACGATCGCGCAGATCAAGGTGCTCGGCCGCAGTCGTGACGAGGCTCTCGACAAGGGGCTGAAGCTGCTCGACCGCGTCGGCCTGAAGGCGCAGGCGGCGAAGTATCCCGGTCAGCTCTCGGGCGGTCAGCAGCAGCGCGTCGCGATCGCGCGGGCGCTCGCGATGGACCCGATCTGCATGCTGTTCGACGAGCCGACGTCGGCGCTCGACCCGGAGATGATCAACGAAGTGCTCGACGTGATGGTCCAGCTCGCGCACGAAGGCATGACGATGATGTGCGTGACGCACGAGATGGGCTTCGCGCGCAAGGTCGCGCACCGCGTGATCTTCATGGATCGCGGCGCGATCGTCGAGGACGCGGCCAAGGAGGAGTTCTTCGGCCAGCCGCGATCCGAGCGCGCGCAGACTTTCCTCGCGAAGATCCTGCACCACTGA
- a CDS encoding ABC transporter permease subunit (The N-terminal region of this protein, as described by TIGR01726, is a three transmembrane segment that identifies a subfamily of ABC transporter permease subunits, which specificities that include histidine, arginine, glutamine, glutamate, L-cystine (sic), the opines (in Agrobacterium) octopine and nopaline, etc.), whose translation MSDFDFSVIIENWGFLAQGLRYTVQVTLTAMLGGILIGTVLALMRLSSIMPLQWFAAGYVNIFRSLPLVQVILAFYLILPMVLQMVTGEPMPIGAANSAYFTFTVFEAAYYSEIMRSGIQSVPRGQVAAGYAMGFTYGQTMRLVVLPQAFRNMLPVLLTQTIILFQDVSLVYAIGATDFFGAADKITQRDLRPVEMYTTVAVVYFVICFALSRLVKRLQSRIAIVR comes from the coding sequence GTGAGCGACTTCGACTTCTCGGTGATCATCGAGAACTGGGGTTTTCTCGCGCAAGGGCTGCGCTATACCGTGCAAGTCACCCTGACGGCGATGCTCGGCGGGATCCTGATCGGCACCGTCCTGGCGCTGATGCGCCTGTCGTCGATCATGCCGTTGCAGTGGTTCGCCGCCGGCTACGTGAACATCTTCCGCAGCCTGCCGCTGGTGCAGGTGATCCTCGCGTTCTATCTGATCCTGCCGATGGTGCTGCAGATGGTCACGGGAGAGCCGATGCCGATCGGCGCGGCGAATTCGGCGTACTTCACCTTCACCGTGTTCGAGGCCGCGTATTACTCCGAGATCATGCGTTCGGGCATCCAGTCGGTGCCGCGCGGGCAGGTCGCCGCAGGCTACGCGATGGGCTTCACGTACGGCCAGACGATGCGCCTGGTGGTGCTGCCGCAGGCTTTCCGCAACATGCTGCCGGTGCTGCTGACGCAGACGATCATCCTGTTCCAGGACGTGTCGCTCGTGTATGCGATCGGCGCGACCGATTTCTTCGGCGCGGCCGACAAGATCACGCAGCGCGACCTGCGCCCGGTCGAGATGTACACCACCGTCGCGGTGGTGTATTTCGTCATCTGCTTCGCGCTCTCGAGGCTCGTGAAGCGGCTGCAGTCGCGCATCGCCATCGTCCGCTGA
- a CDS encoding amino acid ABC transporter permease, translating to MDYHWDWLFFFRETDDGLKYYDWILSGLGWTTLVSLASLALALVLGSALGVMRTTPKRWLVAIGDAYVDVFRNIPLIVQLFMWFFVVPELVPEKIGMWMKQDLPYIVIAVVGLGLYTAARIAEQVKAGINSLSRGQRDAGLALGLTEWQTYRHVRLPMAYRIVLPAMTSEAMNIFKNSAVTYAVGILELYFQYKQIIEKTSQVLEITIVVTLAYFALAFLMNRFLAFIERRTRVPGLIVGSKGGGAA from the coding sequence ATGGATTATCACTGGGACTGGCTGTTCTTCTTCCGCGAGACCGACGACGGTCTCAAGTACTACGACTGGATACTGTCCGGGCTGGGCTGGACGACGCTCGTGTCGCTCGCGTCGCTCGCGCTCGCGCTGGTGCTCGGCTCGGCCCTCGGGGTCATGCGCACGACGCCGAAGCGCTGGCTCGTCGCGATCGGCGACGCGTACGTCGACGTGTTCCGCAACATTCCGCTGATCGTCCAGCTTTTCATGTGGTTCTTCGTCGTCCCCGAGCTGGTGCCGGAAAAAATCGGCATGTGGATGAAGCAGGATCTGCCTTACATCGTCATCGCGGTCGTCGGCCTCGGTTTGTATACCGCCGCGCGCATCGCCGAGCAGGTCAAGGCGGGCATCAACTCGCTGTCGCGCGGGCAGCGCGACGCCGGGCTCGCGCTGGGGCTGACCGAATGGCAGACGTATCGCCACGTGCGCCTGCCGATGGCTTACCGCATCGTGTTGCCGGCGATGACGTCCGAAGCGATGAACATCTTCAAGAATTCCGCCGTCACCTACGCGGTCGGCATCCTCGAACTCTACTTCCAGTACAAGCAGATCATCGAGAAGACCTCGCAGGTGCTCGAGATCACGATTGTCGTGACGCTGGCGTATTTCGCGCTCGCGTTCCTGATGAACCGCTTCCTCGCGTTCATCGAGCGGCGCACCCGGGTGCCCGGCCTGATCGTCGGCAGCAAAGGGGGAGGCGCGGCGTGA
- a CDS encoding transporter substrate-binding domain-containing protein: protein MHKSLTVIALSLSAAAMVAPAHAQSSGTLQKIKDTGTITVGHRESSVPFSYLDANQKPVGYAMDLCAKVVDAVKTELKMPNLQVKYQPVTSQNRIPLMQNGTIDLECGSTTNSVARQQQVGFSVAYFITSVRMGVRKDSGIDDIGDLDGKPVVTTTGTTSDELIKQNEKGRTINVKNIYGKDHADSFLMVESGRAAAFVMDDILLAGLIASSKNPSAFEIVGPSLRDEPYGVMMRKDDAPFKAIVDKTLVGLIKSSDAEKLYDKWFMKPIPPRNVNLNFPMSPALKAAFENPTDKGVE from the coding sequence ATGCACAAGTCCCTCACCGTCATTGCGCTAAGTCTGTCCGCGGCCGCGATGGTCGCGCCCGCTCATGCACAGTCAAGCGGCACGCTGCAGAAGATCAAGGATACGGGCACCATCACTGTCGGGCACCGCGAGTCGTCGGTGCCGTTTTCCTACCTCGATGCCAACCAGAAGCCGGTCGGCTATGCGATGGACCTGTGTGCAAAGGTCGTCGATGCCGTCAAGACCGAGCTGAAGATGCCGAACCTGCAGGTCAAATACCAGCCGGTGACGTCGCAGAACCGCATTCCGCTGATGCAGAACGGCACGATCGACCTCGAGTGCGGCTCGACGACGAACAGCGTCGCGCGCCAGCAGCAGGTGGGCTTCAGCGTCGCGTACTTCATCACCAGCGTGCGCATGGGGGTGCGCAAGGATTCCGGCATCGACGACATCGGCGACCTCGACGGCAAGCCGGTCGTGACGACGACGGGCACGACGTCGGACGAGCTGATCAAGCAGAACGAGAAAGGCAGGACGATCAACGTCAAGAACATCTACGGCAAGGACCACGCCGACTCGTTCCTGATGGTCGAGAGCGGGCGCGCGGCGGCGTTCGTCATGGACGACATCCTGCTCGCCGGCCTGATCGCGAGTTCGAAGAATCCGTCTGCGTTCGAGATCGTCGGACCGTCGCTGCGCGACGAGCCGTACGGCGTGATGATGCGCAAGGACGATGCGCCGTTCAAGGCGATCGTCGACAAGACGCTCGTCGGACTGATCAAGTCGAGCGACGCGGAGAAGCTCTACGACAAGTGGTTCATGAAGCCGATTCCGCCGCGCAACGTGAACTTGAACTTCCCGATGAGCCCCGCGCTGAAGGCCGCGTTCGAGAACCCGACCGACAAGGGCGTCGAATAA